aatgcctcgccaggggtggtggtggaggttgaaacattaggggacatttaagagactctgagacacaTAGATGGAAGATAAGGAGATGACTGACGGAGATTTACAAGAGGCAGAAATTGGGGTGGACACATCATCACTGAATCCACTCCTGGCTTATACCCTGGGCAACCATCCACTGGGACTGCAGGCCGTGGCAGTGCAAGTAAGATGACCAGTGCTACCCCAAGGCAGCCTCATGCCCTCTCATGTGGTCTAGCCTGGTTTTCACACTGGTTCGACTCCTGGTGTGGGCTCGATGGCTTGCACCAGCTCACGTGGGCCATGAGGGGCCGCTGCAGGCGGCATGTTCCTCCTCCTGTCCACAGGAGGCCGCTGCAGTGTCCGTGTCTGCGCTGTAGTTCCGCCTCCCGGCTGCAGATGGTGATGCAGGCGCCTTGTCCCCGCTGCAGTGCCACCTCCCGGCTGCAAACGGCGCTGTAGGCGATTAGACCCAGGTGCAGTACCATATCCCGGCCGCGGGTGGTGCTGTAGGCCACAAGATGGCGCCGTTCCCGGAGGAGGTGGACGTGTTCTCGGCGCCGCACTGGCGGATGAAGGAGCTGGTGTCGCGGTACTCGGAAAAGGTGGGTTCCGGCCCCCATCCCATCCTGTCCCGGTTCCCCCGGTACTCGGAGAAGGTGGGTCCCAGCCCCCATCCCATCCCGTCCTGGTTCCCCCTGTACTCGGAAAAGGTGGGTCCCGGCCTCGATCcggtcccctcccttcccccccctcccctctctccccccctcccctctctcccccctcccctctctcccccctcccctctctcccccctcccctctctcccccctcccctctctcccccctcccctctctcccccctcccctctctcccccctcccctctctcccccctcccctctctccatcctcccctctctccccctcccccccctcccctctctccccccctcccctctctccccccctcccctctctcccccctcccctctctccccccctcccctctctccccccctcccctctctcccccctctctcccccctcccctctctcccccccctctctcccccccctctctccccccctcccctctcttccccctcccctctctcccccctcccctctctcccccctcccctctctccccccctcccctctctcccccctcccctctctctccccctcccccctctctcccccctcccctctctcccctctctcccctctctcccccctctcccccctcttccccctctccccccacccctctcccccctcccccctctccccctcccctcttttcctttctctcctccttccccatctgcctctctctctccccaccctctctctccaccgCTGTTTCTCTGCATCATCCCTCACCTCATTAGACACTCTGGACCCGACCCAACTCCATGTTTGTCCTACCAACCCCTTCCTCTCTGGTCTTGGTGCGTGGACTTGAATCGGGACATTGACTGACATTGTTGGCCATTGAGGATGATAGTCTTTGGACctgtcagcaacaacgatgaagttgtactacagagaagaggtggaaatggtgcgagaataacagcctgagtctcaacgtggacaagatgaaggaggagattgtggacatcaggaggaccaggaatgaccaccctccacaatACGTCAATAACTGCAGCGGAGGGCACCAAGTTCCTTCCTTGGAGTTcagttaactagtgacctatccattcaacatctcctcgctggtcaggaaggggcaacagcaaatgcacttcctgagaagactgaagcaggcaagtctACCAACCACCATCATGCCTACAGGAGCTCTCTCCACAGCATCCTATCcatctgcatcacagtgtggtacggttggtgcagagaaatggatcagaggtcaattcacaggaccataaatgCGGCAGAGAcgatcactggaatctccatccccctcccatcgacGTAATCTACTGGGATAATTGTCTAAAGGGGGCGTGCAAAGtcgtcgaggaccccttccaccccacacacagcgtctttcagctgctcttgttTGGGAAgaaatccaggaggatcagagccagcaccaccaggctgaggaacagcttcgtcccacgggcagtaagaacactgaatgaccaaaggaactgttcacactaaccctccaagactctcatattcaccaaACAATTTTTATTTGTGTAGGTGAAGATGGCACGGTTACCGTAGCGGTTAACACCGttccagcaccagtgactggggttcaaatcccgtgctgtcagtcaggagtttgtatgctctccccttgtctgcgtgggttttctgcgggggctccagtttcctcttctGTTCCAAAGGCGTATTCAGACCGGTGgagcagaagggcttgttactgggcCAGATGTCTGAAAGAAAATTGCTTGTCTTGGATATGTTGCgcatgtgtgtctgtctgtgtgagctcgtctttgtgtgtgcgtgtgtttgtgtgcatgtgtgtgctttgcactgaggaccggagaacgccgtTTTGCCTGGTTGGTCTTGTACGATGAGTTTGACTTCCCTCCTTCCACCCTGACAGCTGTCCAATACCAACTTCTCCAGCAGCCGGGATTTCCAGGCCCTCCTCACGTCGCTCTACGCCACCTTTACCGAGTTCAAGTCCCACGAGCAGATCGAGAATGAGTACATCATGGGAGAATTGCAGCACCGATTGCGGGCTCTGTCCGTCCGCAATCGGTCTGTGTCCGCTGTGCACTCCGACAACAAACTATGCGAGATGCTGCAGCTCTTTGAAAAGGGGCTCAAGAACATCAAGGTcatggagggggggagtcgtgtggggggtggaggggtgtgggggtcatggagggggatttttgagggagagaaggaaatgggggtggggttcagaggaggggagagaggttgaggggtgggggatcgtggggagggggaagatcgAGGAGGATGGTGGTCAGTGAGGGGTGGGGGAGTCACGAGGTGAGATTGAGCACAAGGGGAAGCCttgggggcagtgggagtgagagCGGTGGGGGAGGTACTGATGTTCTGCTGCCCACAGAATGAGTGCGAACAGCTGAGGTACAGCCGCCATTTGAAGGAGCAGCTCGATGCCTTTACCAAGGAGTTCATCCCCCAcatgaaggaggaggaggaggtaggGAGCCTCTTCACCCCTCCCTCAAAACCCAGATCCCAAACCGCCTTCATCACCCTCCCCCAAATACACAAGGTGGCCACTAGTGAACAATAACGTTGAACCAagactctcccccctccctccactccccttcccctcctctcctccccccactccccccaggtGTTTCAGCCCCTGCTGATGGAATACTTCACCTATGAGGAGCTGAAGGACATAAAGACCAAGGTGATCGCACGTCACTGCTCCCAGGGCCCTCCTGTCGCCCTGCAGGTCCTGAATGAGTTTCCCCTCTGGACCCCAGACCAGAATGTCCACACACAGCCCAAGAATGCTCATGGCAAGAGGGCGCGGACAGGTAGTGGCTGTTCCAGGGGCTGCTCggtttggtgggggaggggaggtgagggatcTCCTcactgggggaggggaggtgagggatcTCCTCTGGGGGATGGGGAAGTGAGAGAGCTCTGCTGTGGGAGGGGTGGTAAGGGAGCTGTGTGCTGTGGGATGGGCAGTGAGGGAACCATGCTGTGGGTGCAGAGCTGAGGGAGCTCCTTGCTGGTGGAAGGGTGGTGAGGAAGCTCCTCTCTGGGGGAAGGGTGGGAAGGGAGCTCCTCGCTGGTGGAAGGGTGGTGAGGAAGctcctcactgggggatgggtggTGAGGGAACTCTGCTGTGAGATGGGTAGTGAAGGAGCTCTGCATAATGGGTGCAGTGGTGAGGGAGCTCCTCGCTGTGGGTGCGGTGGTGAGAGAGCTCTCTGTGGGAGGagcagtgaggagggagctcatcgcagtgggaggggcagtgagggagcTCTTTGCTGTGGGAGGGTTGGTGAGGGAGCTCCATGCtatgggaggggtggtgaggaagaTCCTCAATCTGGgagaggtgatgagggagggagaagaagaggaggaggaggagaagagggtgATGCACCTGTCGGGGTCGGTGACCATGGGAGCTGACTACATTCACTATTGGATCTGCTCTCTCCCACACCCCAGAGCCCTGGCCGGAGGCCAACAACACCCATGTGTCTCAGCTTCCCCCTGAGGTGCTCGTGAAAATTCTGGGTTATCTCAACCCTCGTGACCTCTGCCGCTCGAGCCAGGTGAACAGGCACTGGGCTCAGGTGGCAAGGAGTGGGGCGCTGTGGAGGCACCTTTACCCGGTCAGCTGGGCCAGAGGTGAGtgtcggggaccagaggggggttacagagacagggaaggggtgTAGGGgcccagagggggttacagacagggaggggtgtaggagactggagacgttacagagacagggaggtgtgtaggaggctgagtggggggggggggtgttatggAGACTGGGAGGTATGTGAGGGTGGGAAGACAGAGGGAGTGTGgtgtgtgttggtgggggggttatccagacagttttttttttaatttttatttttcacaccataaatcacattagccatgatatacactttttctttttcacacatatacagtgactttttctacccccccaccccccacctctcatccattttaggtatataatctaggttgcattaaacccgtcagacaatgttgtcattcaacaaaaatacaccagaaattctactgagtccattcttttctttccttctccttccatcaacttaggtaatgtttgtccccggtaggttttcgctattgtatttaatgtaaggctcccatatttgttcgaatatttcaatattatttcttaaactatgttgtattttcaaattatcttccaatttccaggttgacataatacatttttttgctacggctagggctatcttaacaaattttttttgtgcatcctccaaatcaattccaaattctttgttttttatgttacttaggagctgacattttatcataacatatctccctgctggatctattatttcctcttctattttaaatggcacatttttactaattaatatagccactcctcttgcttttgaattatacgatgctgctgttacatgtccaaacccaatctctctttaatttcttgtgctccaatttagttaagtgtgtttcttgggtaaatgctacatcaattttttcctttttcagtaaatttagtagtttcttctttttaatttggttatgtattccattaatatttaaagtcatatagttcagtgtagccattttatactttgtttatcttctctttctgtttttccatcattacctttcctccttttccatttctgttttcttattttaaactctttataagacaacattcctacaacatcaaacattttccttattctcctatttatatcttctttatccccaatctccccttcccctcctgagttgtcctttatcccttgtcggacaaccacatctcccctctccatttgggtttgcgaattcactcgcaagcgtcaactgattttgcagtgaccgctattcccccccacccagtcccccccagaaaagatttcgcttttcatatgtaacaaaggtcacttttaattccctccttattctctctattccattaccttcccttattaattcttgtctatactatctatattttcctctaagtacagatacattcacgtatgcacattgtatctattcactcttatacctctttacccacatacatatcaatcgtgatcatttttactctcattacccatccctcagtctatttttgtaattgtcctgcaaattttcgtgcttcttctggatccgagaatagtctgttttgttgtcctggaataaatattttcaataccgctggatgctttagtataaatttataccctttcttccataaaatcgcctttgctgtattgaactcctttctcttctttaggaattcaaaacttatatctggataaatgaagattttttgccctttatactccagtggtttgttgccctctcttactttttccattgtcttctccagtaccttttctcttgtagtatatcttaggaattttactaaaatagatcttggtttttgttgtggtttagaggccaatgctctatgtgccctttctatttccatttcttgctgtagttttggacatcctagggtcttagggatccaatcttttataaactccctcatattcttgccttcttcatcttccttaaggcccactatctttatgttatttcttctgttataattttccattatatctattttttgagctaacagttcttgtgtctctatagcttttttattagattcctccaatttcttttttaagtcttctacctccatttctgctgctactgcccgctcttccatcttgtccattttctttcccatttctgttaaggtcatatctattttgttcattttctcttctgtgttgtttattcttcttcttcttaaatcattaaattcctgtgtctgccattctttaaatgactccatgtatcctctaataagagaaagtatatcctttatcttgcctttcccttcttcttctatttcattgtactcttcctcttcttcttcctctgggttggccatctgttgtttctttgttgcccttttcttctcttctttcttgtttccattgtcttctgtgttctcttcttgctgcaggtgttctgcagctgtcgttgccggctgtggagatcgactccccagctggtcacccctcccgtcggtgtgttttttttcatgcgcatcgcgcatgcgcgactcctcgcgcatgcgcggttgcgcacttttactcggctcagcgagccatttttgtagtcctatttctaccgacctgaggaagcgggcttctctctccacagcgggcctcttcggacaggtaaggccttttccttcttcctccgttgtcttctcttcctctcttcttaccgttgattttgatttttctttttttgtcgccatcttctttccacctttatactcacgtttctttaacttttatttctgtgcctttgtgttttcccttgtttttcccgacttttctggagagggctggagttcaccgtccggccactactccatcacgtgactcctctcatcCAGACAGTGTTGAGGTCCAGTGCGGACTCTGTTCCCAGTGACCATGTCTGTTTCCTGCCCCCAGGCCACTGGTTCAACGGGCCTCCCTCTAGCCCGGAGCGGTTCTGTGAGGAGCATATGAGTCGGGCCCAGCAGTGGGACGAAGATGCCGATGTGGACGAGACAGGTGTGTGGCGTGGAGCGAGGCTGCAGCTTCTGGCTGCTCACAGCCAGCCCCACCCTCTCTGAACCTGGTCAGCCGGTGTGCAGTGAGGCAGATATCCTTGATCCTTGTCCCAACACACCACAGatctgaaacaggccctttggcccttctagtctctgccttgctccatggacctgtccaaattcttcttaaatgttataagtgagcccgcattcaccgcctcaacttgttccacactctcaccatgtgtgaagaagttccccctcacgttcctACCCTAATCAGGGTCGGGCGGTAGATGTGGTctccatggattttagcaaggcatttgacaagatccccccatgagagactcatccagaaagtcatgaggcataggattaGAGGAACCTTAGCTTGtaggcagaaagcagagagtcatAGTGGGCAAAAAGTATTcagcctggaggttggtgactcgtggagttccacagggatcttctgggactcctgctctttgtaatttttattagtGACCTGGATGATGAGATGGAAGGACGGGtcagtcagtttgcagatgacatgaaggttggaggagttgtggatagagctgaaggttgtcgaaggttacaacagTATATagccaggatgcagagttgggcagagaagtggaagaTGGCGTTCAATCCGGAtcggtgtgaggtgatgcattttggagggacaaaccagatggctgagtacagggttcatggtcagttacttaacagTGAGGAGGAactgagggaccttggggtccaaatccatacatccctcaaggtggccacgcaggttgatgggatagttatgggacactgggcttcattaatagggggattgagttcaggagttaagaggatatgttgcaactctacaaatctctggtgagaccccacttggaggttagtgttcagttctggtcacctcattacaggaaggtggaAGCTaatgagagggggcagaggagattgaccaggatgttgcctggattgggaaacaagtctcatgagtcaaggttagcagagccgggacttttctctttggagcgaagaaggatgagaggagatttgatagaggtcgacaatattctgagaggcagaaatagtgtggacggccagtgcctgtttcccagggcgagatcagcaaactccagaggacgtctgtacaaagtgaagggagggaagtttaggggtgttttttttacgcagagagttgtggggcctggaatgcctggccaggggtggtggtggacgcTGGaacataggggcatttaagagactcttggacaggctcatggatgggagaaaaatagagggttacagggtagggaggggttagttttttttttaggaatatctgggtcagcacaacatggagggctgaagggcctgtcctgggctgtgttgttTGATGTTAAACGTTTCCCcttttacccatgtcctctggtttgtaccttacTGACCCTCCATAGGAAAAGCTGATATttgcatatttttttaaacattcagacACACGGCCCTTCCGGCcctcgagtctgtgccacccaattacactcaattagctTACAAccccccagaacattttgaacggtggaaggaaaccagagcccccggggaaagcccacgcagacagcgcaggattcgaattcTGGTCATTGGCCCTGTTACAGCGTTATGTGAACCACGACACCAACCCTGCTGTCCGAGTTGCATTTACTCTgctaaacccctcataattttaatacctctttgaaatctcccctcattcatctatgctccaggaaatcaAGTCCCCTTTGCCTGCAACTTAGTTCCTGAAATCCCACAGCATCCTAGTAAAAGTGATCCGTGACACGTGCAAGTAGGCTGCCTGAGGCCTCTGCTCATAGTAAACGATCACCTTCCGGGATATGTCCATTCCTGGGTACCTGAGATTAGGAGCATACCATGCCCATGGGCAGCACGGAGGATTCCGGGGGTGTTTGGGAAAGACACTGCATCCTggatgaagggggtgggggttaaaATATTACAGGATAGATGTCTCCTGAAAGTTTTGTACTGTGGAGATTCATTGCAGTGTTGGAGATCTGTCGCATGTATACAGAAAATAATAAAGGGTCACCCAGAGTGAAGCCCCTacctcactgtcccatcacatactcccagggtcagacacagaatgaagctccctccgcactgtcccatcacacactcatggggtcagacacagagtgaagctccctccacactgttccatcacacactgcTTGGGTCAGACGAAGAATGAAGCTCCTTCtgcactgttccatcacacactcctggggtcagacacagatttcACTCTGTGCCGTCCTTTCAGACCCTTTTGTGGGGAGTGTGGTGCAATGCGGATTGTCTGTTTGTTGCCCTGACTGGAATCTTGCGGAGTTGAGCCTCTAGCCTGCGCTATGTGACCACCTTGTCCTTTGTTGCTGTGCAGAAGAATCTGGACACAGGGCGCAGGGCGAGGCACAGCTATTACAGGGCATCGTGCACCATCTTCTCCCAGAGGTTGGGCCAGCAGTCAGGAGCCTGGTCCTCGCTGACAGCAGCactctctccagccagatggtacgTGGCCATATCCCAGTTTGTGGGCCGGTGATCCGTGGTACGTTCACCCCCTCTGCTGCTAACAGTTCGTTTCCTGTTCATGCCGGTAATTGCGACTTGGGGCGTAT
This genomic window from Narcine bancroftii isolate sNarBan1 chromosome 3, sNarBan1.hap1, whole genome shotgun sequence contains:
- the fbxl5 gene encoding F-box/LRR-repeat protein 5 isoform X1; translation: MAPFPEEVDVFSAPHWRMKELVSRYSEKLSNTNFSSSRDFQALLTSLYATFTEFKSHEQIENEYIMGELQHRLRALSVRNRSVSAVHSDNKLCEMLQLFEKGLKNIKNECEQLRYSRHLKEQLDAFTKEFIPHMKEEEEVFQPLLMEYFTYEELKDIKTKVIARHCSQGPPVALQVLNEFPLWTPDQNVHTQPKNAHGKRARTEPWPEANNTHVSQLPPEVLVKILGYLNPRDLCRSSQVNRHWAQVARSGALWRHLYPVSWARGHWFNGPPSSPERFCEEHMSRAQQWDEDADVDETEESGHRAQGEAQLLQGIVHHLLPEVGPAVRSLVLADSSTLSSQMLRQILSACPNLEHLDLTQTAVTDSAFSRCGPGTCHSLSHLDLSGCEQITDSTLLHLTRALGVLPGETEEGMQSQRNACSWSLHGCHDCLPMEGVELETRGSSGGVWLLPEAQLLDIEESGELRLVGLRTPGRWHPSASCGIAACCLREAQGLRAPCGHSFCTSEVGARWSVPGTCNKMVRSHRLEAGTGAAGRGRGAETDCGSAPRSLRFLSLSGCYQITDQGLRALTLHGGLPLLEHLDLSGCLWITGTGLHDLVSACPALNDEYFYYCDNISGPHSTTASGCQNLQCSGRACCRSGE
- the fbxl5 gene encoding F-box/LRR-repeat protein 5 isoform X2 produces the protein MAPFPEEVDVFSAPHWRMKELVSRYSEKLSNTNFSSSRDFQALLTSLYATFTEFKSHEQIENEYIMGELQHRLRALSVRNRSVSAVHSDNKLCEMLQLFEKGLKNIKNECEQLRYSRHLKEQLDAFTKEFIPHMKEEEEVFQPLLMEYFTYEELKDIKTKVIARHCSQGPPVALQVLNEFPLWTPDQNVHTQPKNAHGKRARTEPWPEANNTHVSQLPPEVLVKILGYLNPRDLCRSSQVNRHWAQVARSGALWRHLYPVSWAREESGHRAQGEAQLLQGIVHHLLPEVGPAVRSLVLADSSTLSSQMLRQILSACPNLEHLDLTQTAVTDSAFSRCGPGTCHSLSHLDLSGCEQITDSTLLHLTRALGVLPGETEEGMQSQRNACSWSLHGCHDCLPMEGVELETRGSSGGVWLLPEAQLLDIEESGELRLVGLRTPGRWHPSASCGIAACCLREAQGLRAPCGHSFCTSEVGARWSVPGTCNKMVRSHRLEAGTGAAGRGRGAETDCGSAPRSLRFLSLSGCYQITDQGLRALTLHGGLPLLEHLDLSGCLWITGTGLHDLVSACPALNDEYFYYCDNISGPHSTTASGCQNLQCSGRACCRSGE